A stretch of Abyssogena phaseoliformis symbiont OG214 DNA encodes these proteins:
- a CDS encoding sulfatase-like hydrolase/transferase — protein MDGSHYPYSIHSTKQHKKFLSEGDENSMNAYDNTVVKTDDYIATLINHMRKQYPSSWVFYSADHGPRQGLGRKSGMFNQGFNKNTIHNPLLISPPLGYYSQLKMNTNRPISQADIVLTILDIIDMKPHENINGKSLLDIQDSNRLRVVSKYMPTQHNEQKAVLVNPDLSYYFIDFYKMSVTMPNGKKLFILKVGINSINRYLLTNIQFCQIKFSMPINQKLLIT, from the coding sequence ATGGATGGTTCGCATTATCCTTATTCAATACATTCAACCAAACAGCATAAGAAGTTCTTATCAGAAGGGGATGAAAATTCAATGAACGCTTATGATAATACGGTTGTTAAAACTGATGACTATATTGCGACTTTAATCAATCATATGCGCAAGCAATATCCCAGCAGTTGGGTGTTTTATTCAGCAGACCACGGCCCAAGGCAAGGTCTAGGCAGAAAATCTGGTATGTTTAATCAAGGTTTTAATAAAAACACCATTCATAATCCGTTATTAATTTCACCACCACTAGGATATTACTCACAGCTTAAAATGAACACAAATAGGCCAATCTCACAAGCAGATATTGTGCTAACTATTCTTGATATTATTGATATGAAGCCCCATGAGAATATTAATGGCAAGTCACTACTTGATATTCAGGATTCAAATCGATTGAGAGTAGTCAGTAAATACATGCCGACTCAGCATAATGAGCAAAAAGCAGTATTGGTTAATCCAGATTTAAGTTATTATTTTATTGATTTTTACAAAATGAGTGTAACCATGCCAAATGGCAAAAAACTATTCATTTTAAAAGTTGGGATAAACAGTATCAACAGATATTTATTGACAAACATCCAATTTTGTCAGATTAAATTCTCGATGCCAATCAACCAAAAGCTGTTGATAACCTGA